One stretch of Lysobacter sp. KIS68-7 DNA includes these proteins:
- the serA gene encoding phosphoglycerate dehydrogenase, whose protein sequence is MKVLACDGIHEDGLQLFRLAGWDVAISDPIKDPDELAAAIADADALLVRSATQVPASALEGARRLRVIGRAGAGVDTIDVDAATAKGIAVMNAPDGNTLAAAEHALSLLFALARHIPRADAGMKAGQWPKAGLTGFELEGKKLGVIGLGRIGGTVARKAQGIGMEVAAYDPFLPPSAAGKGSVPLKTLDELLAWADIVTLHIPRTKETTHLLSEARLRAMKPGAYLINAARGGLVDEAALLRLLDEGHLGGAALDTFATEPLPADSPLRPHPKLILTPHLGASTSEAQQAVSTILARQVIDFVATGAVAGCVNLPPLTAEAAREVGPWMPLMSALGRLAARLVPAPTRLEVTYAGRTDALDTRPLTRLLVAALLGTHSGRVTPVNALQQAASRGLIVAETIGGDGDGFDRLLRIRVESDTRTREIEATLHRGPRVVRLDGVEIEFDPQAHVLLLRNEDRPGMIGTVGSQLGAAGINIVNFALGASGDGQARAAITVDQPLDEAQLSTLRATPGVLSLQQV, encoded by the coding sequence ATGAAAGTGCTGGCGTGCGATGGCATCCATGAAGACGGTCTCCAGTTGTTCCGCCTTGCAGGCTGGGACGTGGCCATCTCCGACCCCATCAAGGACCCCGACGAGCTCGCCGCCGCGATCGCGGACGCCGATGCCTTGCTGGTCCGCTCCGCGACCCAGGTCCCCGCATCCGCGCTCGAAGGCGCGCGACGCCTGCGGGTGATCGGCCGCGCCGGCGCCGGCGTGGACACGATCGACGTCGACGCCGCGACGGCCAAGGGCATCGCGGTGATGAACGCCCCCGACGGCAACACGCTCGCCGCCGCCGAACACGCGCTCTCGCTGCTGTTCGCGCTCGCCCGCCACATCCCGCGCGCCGATGCCGGCATGAAAGCGGGGCAGTGGCCCAAGGCCGGCCTCACCGGCTTCGAACTCGAAGGCAAGAAGCTCGGCGTCATCGGCCTCGGGCGCATCGGCGGCACCGTCGCGCGCAAGGCGCAGGGCATCGGCATGGAAGTCGCTGCCTACGATCCCTTCCTTCCGCCTTCGGCCGCGGGCAAGGGCAGCGTGCCGCTGAAGACGCTCGACGAACTGCTCGCCTGGGCCGACATCGTCACCCTGCACATCCCGCGCACGAAGGAAACGACCCATCTGTTGTCCGAGGCGCGCCTGCGTGCGATGAAGCCCGGTGCGTATCTCATCAATGCCGCGCGCGGCGGACTCGTCGACGAAGCCGCGTTGCTGCGCCTGCTCGACGAAGGCCATCTCGGCGGCGCCGCACTCGACACGTTCGCGACCGAGCCGCTGCCCGCGGATTCGCCGCTGCGTCCGCATCCCAAGCTCATCCTCACGCCGCACCTCGGCGCGTCGACGAGCGAAGCGCAGCAAGCGGTCAGCACGATCCTCGCGCGGCAGGTCATCGACTTCGTCGCCACCGGCGCCGTCGCCGGCTGCGTGAACCTGCCGCCGCTCACCGCGGAGGCCGCGCGCGAAGTCGGCCCGTGGATGCCGCTGATGTCCGCGCTGGGCCGCCTCGCCGCGCGCCTGGTGCCCGCGCCCACGCGCCTGGAGGTCACGTACGCAGGCCGCACCGACGCGCTCGATACGCGCCCGCTGACGCGACTGCTGGTGGCCGCGCTGCTCGGGACGCATTCCGGTCGCGTCACCCCGGTGAATGCGTTGCAGCAGGCGGCGTCGCGCGGACTCATCGTGGCCGAAACCATCGGCGGCGACGGCGACGGTTTCGACCGCCTGCTGCGCATCCGCGTGGAAAGCGACACGCGCACGCGCGAGATCGAAGCGACCCTGCACCGCGGCCCGCGCGTCGTGCGCCTGGACGGCGTGGAGATCGAATTCGACCCGCAGGCGCATGTGCTGCTCCTGCGCAACGAAGACCGGCCGGGCATGATCGGCACCGTCGGCTCGCAACTCGGCGCGGCGGGCATCAACATCGTGAACTTCGCACTCGGTGCGTCGGGCGATGGCCAGGCGCGCGCGGCCATCACCGTCGACCAACCGCTCGACGAAGCACAACTGTCCACCCTGCGCGCCACGCCCGGCGTGCTTTCGCTGCAACAGGTCTGA
- the kbl gene encoding glycine C-acetyltransferase, whose protein sequence is MNDTSLTSRYSQTLDEIRDAGLFKSERIITSPQSAEIKLADGRTVLNFCANNYLGLADHPDVIAAAKDALDTHGFGMASVRFICGTQDLHKQLEKTIADFFGTEDTILYAACFDANGGLFEPLLDENDAIISDALNHASIIDGVRLCKAKRYRYANSDMADLEKQLQQAKADGARTIMITSDGVFSMDGFIAPLDEITALAKKYGALVHIDECHATGFLGKTGRGSAEVKGVMDKIDIFTGTLGKAMGGALGGFTTAKREVIELLRQRSRPYLFSNSLPPHVVAAGIKAFEMLSSAGELRERLADNTRHFREEMTKAGFDIKPGVHPIAPVMLYDAPLAQKFAQRLLEEGIYAIGFFFPVVPKGQARIRTQMSAAHTREHLDRAIDAFVRIGKELGVVK, encoded by the coding sequence ATGAACGACACCAGCCTGACCTCGCGCTATTCGCAGACGCTCGACGAGATCCGCGACGCGGGCCTGTTCAAGTCCGAGCGCATCATCACCAGCCCGCAGTCGGCGGAGATCAAGCTCGCCGACGGCCGCACGGTGCTGAACTTCTGCGCGAACAACTACCTCGGCCTGGCCGACCATCCCGACGTGATCGCGGCGGCGAAGGACGCGCTCGACACGCACGGCTTCGGCATGGCGAGCGTGCGCTTCATCTGCGGCACGCAGGACCTGCACAAGCAGCTCGAGAAGACCATCGCGGACTTCTTCGGCACGGAGGACACGATCCTCTATGCCGCATGCTTCGATGCCAATGGCGGCTTGTTCGAACCGCTGCTGGACGAGAACGACGCGATCATCTCCGACGCGCTCAACCACGCCTCGATCATCGACGGCGTGCGCCTGTGCAAGGCCAAGCGCTATCGCTACGCCAACTCCGACATGGCGGACCTGGAGAAACAGCTCCAGCAGGCCAAGGCCGACGGCGCGCGCACGATCATGATCACCTCCGACGGCGTGTTCTCGATGGACGGCTTCATCGCGCCGCTCGACGAGATCACCGCGCTCGCGAAGAAGTACGGCGCGCTCGTGCACATCGACGAATGCCACGCCACCGGTTTCCTCGGGAAGACGGGCCGCGGCTCGGCCGAGGTGAAGGGCGTGATGGACAAGATCGACATCTTCACTGGCACGCTCGGCAAGGCGATGGGCGGTGCACTCGGCGGCTTCACGACGGCCAAGCGCGAAGTCATCGAACTGCTGCGCCAGCGTTCCCGCCCCTACCTGTTCTCCAACTCGCTGCCGCCGCACGTGGTGGCCGCGGGGATCAAGGCGTTCGAGATGCTGTCGTCCGCGGGCGAGCTGCGGGAGCGGCTGGCCGACAACACGCGCCATTTCCGCGAGGAGATGACCAAGGCGGGATTCGACATCAAGCCGGGCGTGCATCCCATCGCGCCCGTGATGCTCTACGACGCACCGCTGGCGCAGAAGTTCGCGCAGCGCCTGCTCGAGGAAGGCATCTATGCGATCGGGTTCTTCTTCCCGGTCGTGCCGAAGGGCCAGGCGCGCATCCGCACGCAGATGAGCGCGGCGCATACGCGCGAACACCTGGACCGTGCCATCGATGCGTTCGTGCGCATCGGCAAGGAACTGGGCGTGGTGAAGTAA
- a CDS encoding pseudouridine synthase produces the protein MAGATPRHGLARALSKRGVCSRTQATEWIRAGRVSVDGRIVRDPEFPTVAGRHRIAVDGRDIDAPTQRLHLMLNKPRGLVTTARDERDRDTVYRCFDGAGLPWVAPVGRLDKASEGLLLFSNDPAWAARITDPGTGPDKRYHVQVDRLPDAAMLATLQAGLEIEGERFHAKSASVLRSGERTAWLDIVLDEGRNRQIRRMLAALDIDVLRLVRVAIGPLELGALAKGAWRALTDDEVAALGG, from the coding sequence ATCGCCGGCGCCACGCCCCGCCACGGCCTCGCCCGCGCGTTGTCCAAGCGCGGGGTGTGCTCGCGCACGCAAGCCACCGAATGGATCCGCGCCGGGCGCGTGAGCGTCGACGGGCGCATCGTGCGCGATCCTGAATTCCCGACGGTGGCCGGGCGCCACCGCATCGCCGTCGACGGGCGCGACATCGATGCACCGACGCAACGCCTGCACCTGATGCTCAACAAGCCGCGCGGCCTGGTCACCACCGCGCGCGATGAACGCGACCGCGACACCGTGTATCGCTGCTTCGATGGCGCAGGCCTGCCCTGGGTCGCACCGGTCGGGCGCCTGGACAAGGCGAGCGAAGGCCTGCTGCTGTTTTCCAACGATCCGGCCTGGGCCGCACGCATCACCGACCCTGGGACCGGCCCGGACAAGCGTTACCACGTGCAGGTCGATCGCCTGCCCGATGCGGCCATGCTCGCGACGCTGCAAGCGGGCCTGGAGATCGAGGGCGAGCGCTTCCACGCGAAATCCGCCAGCGTGCTGCGCAGCGGCGAACGCACGGCATGGCTCGACATCGTGCTGGACGAGGGGCGCAACCGACAGATCCGCCGCATGCTCGCGGCCCTGGACATCGACGTGCTGCGCCTGGTGCGCGTGGCGATCGGCCCCCTGGAACTCGGCGCCCTGGCCAAGGGCGCGTGGCGCGCCCTGACCGACGACGAGGTCGCCGCGCTCGGCGGCTGA
- a CDS encoding DUF3224 domain-containing protein: MAQQAKGKFEVKRSAEPAVDLGDGVEGGHFRFDKTFEGPLTATSVVHMLAVMTAVPGSGGYVAIERVNATLEGRSGTFFFQHSGLMERGAPKLDLVVVPDSGTDGLTGLAGRMAIDIVDGQHYYTFDYALPA; the protein is encoded by the coding sequence ATGGCCCAGCAGGCGAAAGGGAAGTTCGAAGTCAAGCGCAGCGCGGAACCGGCGGTCGACCTGGGCGACGGCGTGGAGGGCGGGCATTTCCGCTTCGACAAGACGTTCGAGGGGCCGCTGACGGCCACCAGCGTCGTGCACATGCTCGCCGTGATGACGGCCGTGCCGGGTTCCGGCGGCTACGTTGCGATCGAACGCGTGAACGCCACGCTCGAAGGGCGCAGCGGCACGTTCTTCTTCCAGCATTCGGGGCTGATGGAACGCGGTGCGCCGAAGCTCGACCTGGTCGTGGTGCCCGATTCGGGCACCGACGGACTCACCGGCCTGGCCGGGCGCATGGCCATCGACATCGTCGACGGCCAGCACTACTACACCTTCGACTACGCGTTGCCGGCCTGA
- a CDS encoding OmpA family protein, whose amino-acid sequence MNKKLLCAALLAGMGVAQAAAAQDFDDRWYVSGSTGVNFQDNDRHTEDAIFATLGVGKFFTPNWSVDAEFNYQNPDKSSNPNLWWSQYGVSADARYHFRHADAKWWPYVRMGLGWQRHEEEFVRDPAYGTPNGGFPAQHSDNNVALNLGAGLQFDFGRVDLRTEVGTRVDFDSEQARPPQDQQDYFTDLLASVGLTVALGPEPAAPVAPAPAAPSCADMDDDGDGVNNCDDKCPGSQAGQTIGPDGCPVPVTIDLKGVNFDFDKSTLRPDAIQILGEATEILKRYPDLKVEVAGHTDSKGTDEYNQKLSERRAKAVYDYLTSNGVDAGRLVGPVGYGESRPIAPNTNEDGSDNPEGRARNRRTELNVQN is encoded by the coding sequence ATGAACAAGAAACTCCTCTGCGCTGCGCTGCTGGCAGGCATGGGCGTCGCGCAGGCTGCTGCCGCGCAGGACTTCGACGACCGTTGGTACGTCTCGGGTTCCACCGGCGTGAACTTCCAGGACAACGACCGCCACACCGAAGACGCGATCTTCGCGACCCTCGGCGTTGGCAAGTTCTTCACCCCGAACTGGTCGGTCGACGCCGAATTCAACTACCAGAACCCGGACAAGTCCTCCAACCCGAACCTGTGGTGGAGCCAGTACGGCGTGTCGGCTGACGCCCGTTACCACTTCCGTCACGCGGACGCCAAGTGGTGGCCGTATGTCCGCATGGGCCTGGGCTGGCAGCGTCACGAGGAAGAGTTCGTTCGTGATCCGGCTTATGGCACCCCGAACGGTGGCTTCCCGGCGCAGCATTCGGACAACAACGTCGCCCTGAACCTCGGCGCCGGCCTGCAGTTCGACTTCGGTCGCGTCGACCTCCGCACGGAAGTCGGCACCCGCGTCGACTTCGACAGCGAGCAGGCCCGTCCGCCGCAGGACCAGCAGGACTACTTCACCGACCTGCTCGCCTCGGTCGGCCTGACCGTGGCCCTCGGCCCGGAACCGGCTGCCCCGGTTGCCCCGGCTCCGGCGGCCCCGTCGTGCGCCGACATGGACGACGACGGCGACGGCGTGAACAACTGCGACGACAAGTGCCCCGGCTCGCAGGCTGGCCAGACCATCGGTCCGGACGGCTGCCCGGTCCCGGTCACGATCGACCTGAAGGGCGTCAACTTCGACTTCGACAAGTCGACGCTGCGTCCGGACGCGATCCAGATCCTCGGTGAAGCCACCGAAATCCTGAAGCGCTACCCCGACCTGAAGGTTGAAGTCGCCGGTCACACCGATTCCAAGGGTACCGACGAGTACAACCAGAAGCTGTCGGAGCGTCGCGCCAAGGCGGTGTACGACTACCTGACCAGCAACGGCGTCGACGCCGGTCGCCTGGTCGGTCCGGTTGGCTACGGCGAGAGCCGTCCGATCGCGCCGAACACCAACGAAGACGGTTCGGACAATCCGGAAGGCCGTGCGCGCAACCGCCGCACCGAGCTGAACGTCCAGAACTAA
- the tdh gene encoding L-threonine 3-dehydrogenase, with protein MKALVKREAGKGIWMEQVPVPTPGPNEVLIRLEKTAICGTDLHIYLWDEWSQRTIKPGLVIGHEFVGRIVDLGPGVTGYKVGQRVSAEGHIVCGHCRNCRAGRQHLCPNTVGIGVNRDGAFAEFIVMPASNLWPIPDQIPSELAAFFDPYGNAAHCALEFDVVGEDVLITGAGPIGIIAAGICKHIGARNVVVTDVNDYRLKLAADMGATRVVNVTNTSLKDVMADLHMEGFDVGLEMSGNPRAFNDMLDCMYHGGKIAMLGIMPKGAGADWDKIIFKGLTLHGIYGRRMYETWYKMTQLVQGGFPLGKVLTHQLPIDSFQEGFDLMESGKAGKVVLSWN; from the coding sequence ATGAAGGCGCTGGTGAAGCGCGAAGCGGGCAAGGGCATCTGGATGGAACAGGTCCCCGTGCCGACGCCGGGCCCCAACGAGGTCCTGATCCGCCTGGAAAAGACCGCCATCTGCGGCACCGACCTGCACATCTACCTGTGGGACGAGTGGAGCCAGCGCACGATCAAGCCGGGCCTGGTGATCGGCCACGAGTTCGTCGGCCGCATCGTCGACCTCGGCCCCGGCGTGACGGGATACAAGGTCGGCCAGCGCGTGTCGGCCGAGGGCCACATCGTCTGCGGCCATTGCCGCAACTGCCGCGCCGGCCGCCAGCACCTGTGCCCGAACACCGTCGGCATCGGCGTCAACCGCGACGGCGCGTTCGCCGAATTCATCGTCATGCCGGCCAGCAACCTGTGGCCGATCCCGGACCAGATCCCGAGCGAGCTCGCGGCATTCTTCGATCCCTACGGCAACGCCGCGCACTGCGCGCTGGAGTTCGACGTCGTGGGCGAAGACGTGCTGATCACCGGCGCGGGCCCCATCGGCATCATCGCGGCGGGCATCTGCAAGCACATCGGCGCACGCAACGTGGTGGTCACCGACGTCAACGACTACCGCCTGAAGCTCGCCGCCGACATGGGCGCCACGCGCGTGGTGAACGTCACCAACACCTCGCTCAAGGACGTGATGGCCGACCTGCACATGGAAGGCTTCGACGTGGGCCTGGAGATGAGCGGCAACCCGCGCGCGTTCAACGACATGCTCGATTGCATGTACCACGGCGGCAAGATCGCGATGCTCGGCATCATGCCGAAGGGCGCGGGCGCCGACTGGGACAAGATCATCTTCAAGGGCCTCACGCTCCACGGCATCTACGGCCGTCGCATGTACGAGACCTGGTACAAGATGACGCAGCTGGTGCAGGGCGGTTTCCCGCTCGGCAAGGTGCTCACGCACCAGTTGCCGATCGATTCGTTCCAGGAAGGCTTCGACCTGATGGAATCGGGCAAGGCCGGCAAGGTCGTGCTCTCCTGGAACTGA
- a CDS encoding S46 family peptidase: MRRTLLAASLLLCANARADEGMWMPSQLPDIAAQLRAAGFKGNPSDLADLTKPPMSAVVKVGGATGAFVSKDGLVLTNHHVAFGVIQYNSKPDRDLIANGFIAADRASELPANPDYRVLVTTGFDRITDRILANARGKQGRAYYDAVDAATKAAVAECEREAGYRCSVANMDYGTDFYLIRQLELRDIRLVYAPPDEIGNYGDEVDNFVWPRHSGDFTLLRAYVGKDGKPADYSPDNVPYAPPAHLQVSTRHVKDGDFAMLAGYPGVTFRHRMASEFGNQIEWQLPSRIALFDGVIKTIESSAAPDANAKVAYASQVQSLKNNLKRAQGELDGLRRSDAVNVRNDEEAQLLAWLAKQPAAAATRTDIDAAQALLKQAMATRDRDQLVGAIRSQTQLLRAALTVQRLAIERAKPDPEREAGYQLRDETLIAGQLKQVQRRYSPAVEKAILANLLAQYMALPAAQHLPEFDSVFGATKEQMTAKLDALYAGTKLGDEAVRTSLMQKDAQPANDPDPMLVAAKTLTPAYLRIEDETKQREGDLLRLRPAYMRALSAYSKSQGHAVYPDANSTLRVSYGRISPMSPRDGIDYRPLTTVQGILEKHTGVRPFDAPKPLRDAIAKGDFGTTADPVLKTQTVDLMTNLDTTGGNSGSPVLDADGKLIGLNFDSNWEAVSASWMYDPRYKRAIHVDMRYLRWLLAKVYPAPHLLKEMQLPAE, encoded by the coding sequence ATGCGTCGAACCCTCCTGGCGGCCTCCCTCCTGCTTTGTGCGAACGCGCGCGCCGACGAAGGCATGTGGATGCCCTCGCAGTTGCCCGACATCGCCGCCCAGCTGCGCGCCGCGGGCTTCAAGGGCAACCCGTCCGACCTGGCCGACCTGACCAAGCCCCCGATGAGCGCGGTCGTGAAGGTCGGCGGCGCGACCGGCGCCTTCGTCTCGAAGGACGGCCTGGTGCTCACCAACCACCACGTCGCGTTCGGCGTCATCCAGTACAACTCGAAGCCCGATCGCGACCTGATCGCCAACGGCTTCATCGCCGCCGACCGCGCTTCCGAGCTCCCGGCGAATCCCGACTACCGCGTGCTGGTCACCACCGGCTTCGACCGCATCACCGACCGCATCCTCGCCAACGCGCGCGGCAAGCAGGGCAGGGCGTACTACGACGCCGTCGACGCCGCGACCAAGGCCGCGGTGGCCGAGTGCGAACGCGAGGCCGGCTATCGCTGCAGCGTCGCCAACATGGATTACGGCACCGACTTCTACCTGATCAGGCAGCTCGAACTGCGCGACATCCGCCTCGTCTACGCACCGCCGGACGAGATCGGCAACTACGGCGACGAGGTCGACAACTTCGTGTGGCCGCGCCACTCCGGCGATTTCACGCTGCTGCGCGCCTACGTCGGCAAGGACGGCAAGCCCGCCGACTATTCGCCGGACAACGTGCCCTACGCGCCGCCCGCACACCTGCAGGTCTCCACGCGCCATGTGAAGGACGGCGACTTCGCGATGCTCGCCGGCTATCCGGGCGTGACCTTCCGCCATCGCATGGCCTCGGAGTTCGGCAACCAGATCGAATGGCAGCTGCCTTCGCGCATCGCGCTGTTCGACGGCGTGATCAAGACCATCGAATCCAGCGCCGCGCCGGACGCGAATGCGAAGGTGGCCTACGCCTCGCAGGTGCAGAGCCTGAAGAACAACCTCAAGCGCGCGCAGGGCGAACTCGACGGCCTGCGCCGCAGCGACGCCGTGAATGTGCGCAACGACGAGGAAGCGCAACTGCTCGCCTGGCTTGCGAAGCAGCCCGCCGCCGCCGCCACGCGCACCGACATCGACGCCGCGCAGGCGTTGCTCAAGCAAGCCATGGCCACGCGCGACCGCGACCAGCTCGTCGGCGCGATCCGTTCGCAGACGCAGTTGCTGCGCGCCGCGCTTACCGTGCAGCGCCTGGCGATCGAACGCGCCAAGCCCGACCCGGAACGCGAAGCCGGTTACCAGCTCCGCGACGAAACGCTGATCGCCGGGCAGCTCAAGCAGGTGCAGCGTCGTTACTCGCCCGCGGTCGAGAAGGCGATCCTGGCCAACCTGCTGGCGCAGTACATGGCGCTTCCGGCCGCGCAGCACCTGCCGGAATTCGACAGCGTGTTCGGCGCGACGAAGGAGCAGATGACCGCGAAGCTCGACGCGCTCTATGCCGGCACCAAGCTCGGCGACGAAGCCGTGCGCACCTCGCTGATGCAGAAGGACGCGCAGCCGGCCAACGATCCGGATCCGATGCTGGTCGCGGCGAAGACCCTGACGCCGGCCTACCTGCGCATCGAAGACGAGACCAAGCAGCGCGAAGGCGACCTGCTGCGCCTGCGCCCGGCCTACATGCGTGCGCTGTCGGCGTACAGCAAGTCGCAGGGCCACGCGGTGTATCCGGATGCCAACTCGACGCTGCGCGTGAGCTACGGCCGCATCTCGCCGATGTCGCCGCGCGATGGCATCGACTACCGCCCGCTCACCACCGTGCAGGGCATCCTCGAAAAGCACACCGGCGTGCGTCCGTTCGATGCGCCCAAGCCGCTGCGCGACGCGATCGCGAAGGGCGACTTCGGCACCACCGCCGATCCGGTGCTGAAGACGCAGACGGTCGATCTGATGACGAACCTCGACACGACCGGCGGCAACTCCGGTTCGCCCGTGCTCGACGCCGACGGCAAGCTCATCGGCCTGAACTTCGACAGCAACTGGGAAGCGGTCAGCGCAAGCTGGATGTACGACCCGCGTTACAAGCGCGCGATCCACGTCGACATGCGTTACCTGCGCTGGCTGCTCGCCAAGGTGTATCCGGCGCCGCACCTGCTCAAGGAAATGCAGCTGCCGGCCGAGTAA
- a CDS encoding bifunctional 2-methylcitrate dehydratase/aconitate hydratase, with the protein MSHHDVRSAVRPNPDQPMVDIANYVVDYKVDSQEAYDTARYMLLDSLACAMLAMKFEGCVKHLGPIVPGATLPGGALVPGTSWELDPVQAAFNIGTLVRWLDFNDTWLAAEWGHPSDNLGAILAVADWMNRQELRDGGKKPITVRDVLGWAIKAHEIQGVYALQNSFNRVGLDHVILVRLASTAVATAMLGGTKDEIVTAVSHSWIDNGVLRTYRHAPNTGPRKSWAAGDACRRAVTHALNAVNKKVVGYPSALSAKTWGFYDVAFKGKEFQFERPFGSYVMENVLFKISFPAEFHAQTAVEAAMQLHTQVKARIGDIERIEIETQEAGVRIIDKTGPLANYADRDHCIQYMVAVPLIFGRLTADDYNDDVAADPRIDALRDKMVVKENPQFTKDYFDAEKRYIGNSVQVFFKDGTSTDKVSIDFPIGHRKRRAEGIPVLMAKFQSAIRAHLPGAQAERLMALANKPADLEAMPISDFLNLYRV; encoded by the coding sequence ATGAGCCACCACGACGTCCGTTCCGCAGTCCGCCCGAACCCCGACCAGCCGATGGTCGACATCGCCAACTACGTCGTCGACTACAAGGTCGACTCCCAGGAGGCCTACGACACCGCGCGCTACATGCTGCTCGATTCGCTGGCGTGCGCGATGCTCGCGATGAAGTTCGAAGGCTGCGTGAAGCACCTCGGTCCGATCGTGCCGGGCGCGACCCTGCCGGGCGGCGCGCTCGTGCCGGGCACGTCCTGGGAACTCGACCCGGTCCAGGCCGCCTTCAACATCGGCACGCTCGTGCGCTGGCTCGACTTCAACGACACCTGGCTCGCCGCCGAATGGGGCCATCCGTCGGACAACCTCGGCGCGATCCTCGCCGTCGCCGATTGGATGAACCGCCAGGAATTGCGCGACGGCGGCAAGAAGCCGATCACCGTCCGCGACGTGCTGGGCTGGGCGATCAAGGCCCACGAAATCCAGGGCGTGTACGCGCTGCAGAACTCCTTCAACCGCGTCGGCCTGGACCACGTGATCCTCGTCCGCCTGGCGTCCACTGCCGTGGCCACCGCAATGCTGGGCGGCACCAAGGACGAAATCGTCACCGCCGTTTCGCATTCGTGGATCGACAACGGCGTGCTGCGCACCTACCGCCACGCGCCGAACACCGGCCCGCGCAAGAGCTGGGCCGCCGGCGACGCCTGCCGCCGCGCCGTGACGCACGCGCTGAACGCGGTGAACAAGAAGGTCGTGGGCTATCCGAGCGCGCTGAGCGCGAAGACCTGGGGCTTCTACGACGTGGCGTTCAAGGGCAAGGAGTTCCAGTTCGAGCGCCCCTTCGGCAGCTACGTGATGGAAAACGTCCTGTTCAAGATCTCCTTCCCGGCCGAATTCCACGCGCAAACCGCGGTGGAAGCCGCGATGCAGCTGCACACCCAGGTGAAGGCCCGCATCGGCGACATCGAGCGCATCGAGATCGAAACGCAGGAAGCCGGCGTCCGCATCATCGACAAGACCGGCCCGCTGGCCAACTACGCCGACCGCGACCACTGCATCCAGTACATGGTGGCCGTCCCGCTGATCTTCGGCCGACTCACCGCCGACGATTACAACGACGACGTCGCGGCCGACCCGCGCATCGACGCCCTGCGCGACAAGATGGTCGTGAAGGAAAACCCGCAGTTCACGAAGGACTACTTCGACGCCGAAAAGCGCTACATCGGCAACTCGGTGCAGGTGTTCTTCAAGGACGGCACGAGCACCGACAAGGTGTCCATCGATTTCCCGATCGGCCACCGCAAGCGCCGCGCCGAAGGCATCCCCGTGCTCATGGCGAAGTTCCAGTCGGCGATCCGGGCGCACCTCCCGGGCGCGCAGGCCGAGCGTCTCATGGCCCTGGCGAACAAGCCGGCCGACCTCGAAGCCATGCCCATCTCCGACTTCCTGAACCTTTACCGGGTATAA
- a CDS encoding class III extradiol ring-cleavage dioxygenase, translating into MPTLFLSHGSPMLAVQDSAAGRFLDALGGQLPRPRAIVVASAHFTAAPTHVGTAALPRTVHDFGGFPPALYDLQYPAAGLPVLADDLVRRIGDAGITVRPATEHGLDHGVWVPLRRMYPDADIPVVPLSVDPRGDAAAHIALGRALAGLREDGVLVIGSGGFVHNLGDLDWQHPDAPLAPWAAEFADWMRGRLREHDVDALADWHARAPHARHAHPTVEHLMPLFVALGAAGDAPTMRHLHQSHEFGSLALDAFAFD; encoded by the coding sequence ATGCCGACCCTCTTCCTTTCGCACGGTTCGCCGATGCTCGCCGTGCAGGATTCGGCCGCCGGCCGCTTCCTCGACGCGCTCGGCGGCCAACTGCCGAGGCCGCGCGCGATCGTCGTCGCGTCGGCGCATTTCACGGCCGCGCCGACGCACGTCGGTACCGCCGCGTTGCCGCGCACCGTGCACGATTTCGGCGGCTTTCCGCCCGCGCTCTACGACCTGCAATACCCCGCCGCCGGTCTGCCCGTGCTCGCCGACGACCTCGTGCGTCGGATCGGGGACGCGGGCATCACGGTGCGACCTGCGACGGAGCACGGCCTCGATCACGGCGTATGGGTGCCTCTGCGACGCATGTATCCGGACGCCGACATCCCCGTCGTGCCCCTGTCGGTCGATCCGCGCGGCGATGCCGCTGCGCACATCGCGCTCGGTCGCGCGCTGGCCGGCCTGCGCGAGGACGGCGTCCTCGTGATCGGCTCGGGCGGCTTCGTCCACAACCTGGGCGACCTGGATTGGCAGCATCCGGATGCCCCGCTCGCCCCCTGGGCCGCCGAATTCGCCGACTGGATGCGCGGGCGCCTGCGCGAGCATGACGTCGACGCGCTCGCCGACTGGCATGCACGCGCACCGCACGCCCGCCATGCGCATCCGACGGTCGAGCACCTGATGCCCTTGTTCGTCGCCCTCGGCGCCGCGGGCGATGCGCCGACCATGCGCCACCTCCACCAGTCGCATGAATTCGGGTCGCTGGCGCTGGACGCCTTCGCCTTCGACTGA